A single region of the Eleginops maclovinus isolate JMC-PN-2008 ecotype Puerto Natales chromosome 4, JC_Emac_rtc_rv5, whole genome shotgun sequence genome encodes:
- the LOC134863652 gene encoding calcium and integrin-binding family member 2-like isoform X1 — translation MGNKQTTFTDEQLEAFQDCTFFTRKEILRLHGRYRELAPHLVPLDYTNSPDIRVPPTLIVTMPELKENPFRDRIVETFSEDGLGNLSFNDFVDMFSAFCETSPRELKTIYAFKIYDFNRDSFICKEDLRRTLNKLTKGELTPEEVSLVCDKSIEEADLDGDHKLSFTDFENMVSKAPDFLSNFHIRI, via the exons AtgggaaacaaacagacaacCTTCACGGACGAGCAGCTGGAGGCCTTTCAG GACTGCACCTTCTTCACCAGGAAGGAGATCCTGCG GTTACACGGCAGATACCGTGAGCTGGCTCCACATTTAGTCCCACTGGACTACACCAACAGCCCCGACATCAGGgtcccccccaccctcatcGTCACCATGCCGGAGCTCAAG GAGAACCCGTTCAGAGACCGGATCGTGGAGACGTTCTCCGAGGACGGACTCGGGAACCTGAGCTTCAACGACTTTGTCGACATGTTCTCCGCTTTCTGTGAAACGTCCCCGCGAGAACTCAAGACCATCTACGCCTTCAAGATCTACG ACTTTAACAGGGACAGCTTCATCTGTAAGGAGGACCTGAGGAGGACCCTGAACAAGCTGACCAAAGGGGAGCTGACCCCCGAAGAGGTCTCTCTGGTCTGCGACAAGTCCATCGAGGAGGCTGACCTGGACGGGGACCACAAACTGTCCTTCACAGACTTCGAGAACATGGTGTCCAAGGCCCCGGACTTCCTGAG tAACTTCCACATCCGGATATGA
- the LOC134863652 gene encoding calcium and integrin-binding family member 2-like isoform X2, translated as MGEAAEQDGKQTDNLHGRAAGGLSGLHLLHQEGDPAENPFRDRIVETFSEDGLGNLSFNDFVDMFSAFCETSPRELKTIYAFKIYDFNRDSFICKEDLRRTLNKLTKGELTPEEVSLVCDKSIEEADLDGDHKLSFTDFENMVSKAPDFLSNFHIRI; from the exons ATGGGAGAGGCAGCCGAGCAGGAtgggaaacaaacagacaacCTTCACGGACGAGCAGCTGGAGGCCTTTCAG GACTGCACCTTCTTCACCAGGAAGGAGATCCTGCG GAGAACCCGTTCAGAGACCGGATCGTGGAGACGTTCTCCGAGGACGGACTCGGGAACCTGAGCTTCAACGACTTTGTCGACATGTTCTCCGCTTTCTGTGAAACGTCCCCGCGAGAACTCAAGACCATCTACGCCTTCAAGATCTACG ACTTTAACAGGGACAGCTTCATCTGTAAGGAGGACCTGAGGAGGACCCTGAACAAGCTGACCAAAGGGGAGCTGACCCCCGAAGAGGTCTCTCTGGTCTGCGACAAGTCCATCGAGGAGGCTGACCTGGACGGGGACCACAAACTGTCCTTCACAGACTTCGAGAACATGGTGTCCAAGGCCCCGGACTTCCTGAG tAACTTCCACATCCGGATATGA
- the LOC134863635 gene encoding isocitrate dehydrogenase [NAD] subunit alpha, mitochondrial-like, translated as MAGNAWRSMLSQVGGATKPALSAAFSRRGMQTVTLIPGDGIGPEISAAVMKIFEAAKAPIQWEEKNVTAIKGPGGRWMIPSDAKESMDRSKIGLKGPLKTPIAAGHPSMNLLLRKTFDLYANVRPCVSIEGYKTPYTDVNLVTIRENTEGEYSGIEHLIVDGVVQSIKLITEDASRRIAEYAFEYARNNQRSSVTAVHKANIMRMSDGLFLRKCREVAENYKDIKFTEMYLDTVCLNMVQDPTQFDVLVMPNLYGDILSDLCAGLIGGLGVTPSGNIGANGVAIFESVHGTAPDIAGLDMANPTALLLSAVMMLRHMGLHELGSKIQMACFDTIRDKKVLTKDLGGNSKCSEFTDDICRRIQDM; from the exons ATGGCAGGAAACGCGTGGAGGTCAATG CTGTCTCAGGTGGGGGGGGCAACGAAACCCGCTCTGTCCGCTGCTTTCTCAAGGAGAggg ATGCAGACGGTGACCCTGATCCCCGGAGACGGCATCGGTCCGGAGATCTCGGCGGCTGTGATGAAGATCTTCGAGGCGGCTAAA gctccCATCCAGTGGGAGGAGAAGAACGTGACAGCCATCAAAGGGCCCGGGGGCCGCTGGATGATCCCCTCCGACGCCAAGGAGTCCATGGACCGCAGCAAGATCGGACTGAAGG GACCCCTGAAGACCCCCATCGCGGCCGGTCACCCCTCCATGAACCTGCTGCTCAGGAAGACCTTCGACCTCTACGCCAACGTCCGGCCCTGCGTCTCCATCGAGGGATACAAGACGCCCTACACCGACGTGAACCTGGTCACCATCCGGGAGAACACGGAGGGGGAGTACAGCGGAATCGAGCACctg ATCGTGGATGGTGTGGTTCAGAGCATCAAGCTGATCACGGAGGACGCCAGCCGCCGCATTGCGGAGTACGCCTTCGAGTACGCCCGCAACAACCAGAGGAGCAGCGTGACGGCCGTGCACAAAGCCAACATCAT gCGGATGTCAGACGGTCTGTTCCTCAGGAAGTGTCGAGAGGTGGCGGAGAACTACAAAGACATCAAGTTCACCGAGATGTACCTGGACACCGTGTGCCTCAAC ATGGTTCAGGATCCCACGCAGTTTGACGTGCTAGTGATGCCCAACCTGTACGGAGATATCCTGAG TGATCTGTGTGCCGGTCTGATCGGAGGACTCGGCGTGACGCCCAGCGGGAACATCGGAGCCAACGGAGTCGCTATCTTTGAATCG gtgcacgGCACGGCACCGGACATCGCCGGGCTGGACATGGCGAACCCCACCGCCCTGCTGCTGAGCGCCGTCATGATGCTGCGCCACATGGGGCTCCACGAGCTGGGGAGCAAAATCCAGATGGCCTGCTTCGACACCATCAGAGACAAGAAG gtGCTGACGAAGGACCTCGGAGGAAACTCTAAATGTTCAGAGTTCACCGACGATATCTGCCGCCGCATCCAGGACATGTGA